A part of Streptomyces sp. NBC_01451 genomic DNA contains:
- a CDS encoding tetratricopeptide repeat protein: MAEQRPSRQELIRRRRRSGFVGRHGEMNAFRENLVRDPEGDDYQFLLHVRGNAGVGKTSLVRQWEAVALEQCATTVYLDDSVHSAVEAMEEIGERLGRQGLELRRFDKLLATFRQRHHETQSARDTQMPAEDGSAAQPLAASLSGSVAAQVGLVGLGMVPVVGALAGAVDPQQVAQGADRLRAALGARLRSHDDVRLVMDPVRGLTPVFLQDLAEVARRRPRVVLFFDVYERTGPVLDEWLRDIAFGEVHGVLPANVQIVLSGQGRLDARSWGDWLDLVTEVPLEVFTEEEARALLALRGVTDERVVEVVLRLSGRLPVLVHTLAQAGPDSAHTVGDPSGTAVERFLKWETDPPRRAAALALALPLQFDEDVYRAVAPPEAAEQYSWVRRLAFVTDQAGRCRYHDVVRAPMLRLQRTQSPARWHAAHDLLAETFHTWRAQREEVVPTAERWGDTVWREHRSNETYHRLCADPRRALPEALTEAVRACEHGSGTARRWAQLLAQAATDSADEGLAEWGDRLTAASRDDASAVMAVLDALLAYSGMDTAGQLRTRIVRGRLHRRAERYGQALADFTAALVLEPQHADALVGRALIHQQMGNADDALADMDEAIRAHPGGAWNHVYRGRVHLTAGHRTEALADFNRAVELDAEQDWALASRAELHRAQGRYQEALADLDRALGIDPEYTWAYAERSRCLSQLERWDEAVHDMARAADLDSGSGWYRAQLAGLLLDVGRHAEAFQEVDRALTAPDEDGLRGRAWPYTFRAWALHGLGRDTEALSDLDHAISLDDAYELAFAMRGWLLWEAGRLAEAEQDFDQALSEHPQWPWCLAGRSMVRLYAQRYEDAVNDLTRAFNIQFGIAEAEGKIARPLVELLREHLPTNRAPLTATIRLAALLSHQIQWPGLTHQAGSVLALRPSPRLLTGGFRLLRRVTTALNDPPEGADTQRTAWSLRLLSPILRILEPRGAPTGSVRPTSDGHATAVGGSDTASESRSEAAS, from the coding sequence CCGGCACGGGGAGATGAACGCGTTCCGGGAGAACCTGGTCCGGGATCCGGAAGGCGACGACTACCAGTTCCTTCTCCACGTGCGCGGCAACGCCGGTGTGGGCAAGACCTCGCTGGTCCGGCAGTGGGAGGCGGTCGCCCTCGAACAGTGCGCGACCACGGTCTACCTCGACGACAGTGTGCACAGCGCCGTGGAGGCGATGGAGGAGATCGGTGAGCGGCTGGGCCGTCAGGGCCTGGAGCTGCGCCGGTTCGACAAGCTGCTGGCGACGTTCCGCCAGCGCCACCACGAGACGCAGTCGGCGCGGGACACCCAGATGCCCGCGGAAGACGGTAGTGCCGCGCAACCGCTCGCGGCCTCGCTCTCAGGGTCGGTCGCCGCGCAGGTGGGTCTCGTCGGCCTCGGAATGGTGCCGGTCGTGGGGGCGCTCGCCGGCGCGGTCGATCCGCAGCAGGTAGCCCAGGGCGCGGACCGGCTGCGGGCCGCGCTCGGCGCACGGCTGCGATCCCACGACGACGTACGGCTCGTCATGGACCCTGTGCGCGGCCTGACCCCGGTGTTCCTTCAGGACCTGGCCGAGGTGGCGCGGCGGCGGCCACGGGTGGTGCTGTTCTTCGACGTGTACGAGCGGACAGGACCGGTGCTGGACGAGTGGCTGCGCGACATCGCCTTTGGCGAGGTGCACGGCGTACTGCCGGCGAACGTCCAGATCGTGCTGTCCGGACAGGGCCGTCTGGATGCCCGGAGCTGGGGCGACTGGCTCGACCTGGTCACGGAGGTGCCGCTGGAGGTGTTCACCGAGGAGGAGGCGCGAGCGCTTCTGGCACTGCGGGGCGTCACCGACGAACGGGTCGTCGAGGTCGTGCTGCGCCTGTCGGGCAGACTCCCCGTACTGGTCCACACGTTGGCGCAGGCCGGGCCCGACTCGGCCCATACTGTGGGCGACCCGTCAGGGACGGCGGTGGAGCGGTTCTTGAAATGGGAGACGGATCCCCCGCGTCGGGCCGCCGCCCTTGCTTTGGCTCTGCCTCTACAGTTCGACGAGGACGTCTACCGTGCCGTTGCCCCGCCTGAGGCCGCCGAGCAGTACTCCTGGGTGCGCCGACTCGCCTTCGTCACCGACCAGGCCGGGCGGTGCCGCTATCACGACGTCGTACGCGCTCCCATGCTGCGGCTGCAGCGCACCCAGTCACCCGCCCGCTGGCATGCCGCGCACGACCTGCTCGCGGAGACCTTCCACACCTGGCGGGCGCAGCGGGAGGAGGTGGTGCCGACTGCGGAACGTTGGGGCGACACGGTCTGGCGCGAGCACCGGTCGAACGAGACCTACCACCGCCTGTGCGCCGATCCGCGCCGCGCTCTGCCGGAAGCACTCACGGAGGCCGTCCGTGCCTGCGAGCACGGGAGCGGCACGGCCCGGCGCTGGGCGCAGCTGCTCGCTCAGGCCGCAACGGACAGCGCGGACGAGGGCCTGGCCGAATGGGGAGACCGGCTGACCGCCGCGTCCCGGGACGACGCCTCGGCCGTCATGGCCGTCCTTGACGCACTGCTCGCTTACTCCGGTATGGACACCGCGGGACAACTGCGCACCCGAATAGTCCGGGGGCGTCTCCACCGGCGCGCCGAGCGGTACGGACAGGCGCTCGCCGACTTCACCGCGGCGTTGGTCCTGGAGCCGCAGCACGCTGACGCCCTGGTGGGGCGGGCCCTCATCCACCAGCAGATGGGGAACGCCGACGACGCCCTTGCCGACATGGACGAGGCGATTCGCGCTCACCCCGGCGGCGCCTGGAACCACGTGTATCGGGGGCGCGTCCACCTGACGGCCGGGCACCGCACCGAAGCGCTCGCCGATTTCAACCGGGCAGTCGAACTCGACGCCGAGCAGGACTGGGCCCTCGCCAGCCGCGCCGAACTCCACCGCGCTCAGGGGCGATACCAGGAGGCGCTGGCGGATCTGGACCGCGCGCTCGGCATCGATCCGGAGTACACCTGGGCCTACGCGGAGCGGTCGCGATGCCTGAGTCAATTGGAGCGGTGGGACGAAGCGGTCCACGACATGGCGCGAGCAGCCGACCTGGACTCCGGATCGGGGTGGTACCGTGCCCAACTCGCTGGCCTGCTCCTCGATGTCGGACGGCACGCGGAGGCATTTCAGGAGGTCGACCGCGCCCTAACTGCCCCGGACGAGGACGGCCTACGCGGCCGAGCCTGGCCGTACACCTTCAGAGCCTGGGCACTGCACGGCCTGGGCCGCGACACCGAAGCCCTGTCCGACCTCGACCACGCGATCTCCCTCGACGACGCGTATGAGCTCGCCTTCGCGATGCGCGGATGGCTGCTGTGGGAGGCGGGGCGGCTCGCCGAAGCGGAACAGGACTTCGACCAGGCCCTGTCCGAGCACCCGCAATGGCCGTGGTGCCTGGCGGGCCGCAGCATGGTCCGCTTGTACGCGCAGCGGTACGAAGACGCTGTCAACGACCTCACTCGGGCTTTCAATATCCAGTTCGGCATCGCGGAGGCGGAAGGAAAGATCGCCCGGCCCCTCGTTGAACTGCTGCGGGAGCATCTTCCGACGAACCGCGCCCCCCTCACGGCCACGATCAGACTCGCAGCGCTCCTCAGCCACCAGATCCAGTGGCCAGGTCTGACCCACCAAGCAGGCTCCGTCCTCGCCCTGCGCCCCAGCCCTCGGCTGCTGACCGGCGGCTTCCGACTGCTGCGCCGCGTCACCACCGCCCTCAACGACCCACCCGAAGGCGCGGACACCCAGCGGACCGCCTGGTCACTGAGGCTCCTGTCCCCCATTCTCCGCATCCTGGAGCCCCGGGGAGCTCCGACGGGGTCTGTGCGACCGACTAGCGATGGACACGCGACTGCCGTCGGCGGATCGGACACAGCTTCAGAGTCAAGATCAGAAGCTGCGTCGTAA
- a CDS encoding dsDNA nuclease domain-containing protein — MQDPGRLPAPDDTGSATEERFTYQAQATLRGVLEMLAGGGVVHVTCEHFEDVLVARAGGTVAGDVALWDFQQIKSREKQDSWTLSKVLRSKALASLLRTHRALREHRDLPYVLTLGVEGPLSSEADVRAIARGQGGDSAERLGRIAKYLDADAAETAEFLRLVRIEELPDRYELERRNRDVLFELTPHLRVGEVEVLHADLLNRVRLAMGGSLGPRWQALVTQLDVPKAVLRKRLTPQKLRDVALRLTRPDLADYVRASRLAAQTHPYPEAGQAGVPSLSSVYVPQRLHRIDSENGQQYGSPADQSPGDVADASALLGRAPVCLVLAGPGGGKSSLLRAVQADSAERWLAREDQQLLGVTVPATALLGSPLPNALAAAATTQLAAFALQRTLSDEFFLSRPAPGARWLVLVDGLDEITDRHDRQNLLRTLASFAAEPDPLYRFVVATRPLPGKDLRILGHGVPRYQVVPFSRSQLSSAAQRVLDGLGVPNSRDAAGRFVRVLDDAHLTGFARTPLMATMLCQLYAAHPGQSLPATRGALYARFTDLLHRRMSGRGLSGVRSQTEAALARFGLTAVSRAHDLLDQLADTIDSLAYDHRSGSVTSWVGALAAMGSARRPRAVPEDDWNGFLASVLERSGLLTRSGDGFAFLHQTLQEYCAARHLARTPSAHARELGRLLGPWEEDGGTTPWGAPLDTASYIGFLIDPGTAPPTDPATSLRALAVPDNIRGCLLIATQLSLGTLLADTWKPLVQTAAQAMATASADDDRDATSRVWAASVLAELNLQDGTTALETLVDDRLLDEEFNEDPHSPDFSDRLLAARSLLELDPVRGRDACHRLVRDSHLYDSVRVRAADILLSAGDERARPALEYLAGADILFDDRLDAANRLAPLDPDAAVHALHTLIGDYRGDPDWLDWCKTAAQALTDLGDPRGRQIIGELSTDL, encoded by the coding sequence ATGCAGGATCCAGGCCGTCTTCCGGCGCCTGACGACACGGGCTCGGCAACCGAGGAGCGTTTCACCTACCAGGCGCAGGCCACGCTCCGTGGGGTGTTGGAGATGCTGGCGGGTGGCGGAGTGGTCCACGTGACGTGCGAACATTTCGAGGATGTCCTGGTCGCCCGGGCCGGCGGCACGGTGGCGGGCGACGTGGCGCTGTGGGACTTCCAGCAGATCAAGTCCCGCGAGAAGCAGGATAGTTGGACCTTGTCCAAGGTGCTTCGGAGCAAGGCTCTGGCAAGCCTTCTGCGCACCCATCGCGCCCTGCGGGAGCACAGGGACCTGCCGTACGTCCTGACGCTCGGTGTGGAGGGTCCGCTGAGCTCCGAGGCGGATGTGCGGGCAATCGCGCGGGGACAGGGAGGCGACAGCGCAGAGCGGCTGGGCAGGATCGCCAAGTACCTCGATGCGGACGCTGCCGAGACTGCGGAGTTCCTGCGGCTGGTACGCATCGAGGAACTGCCGGACCGTTACGAGCTGGAGCGCCGCAACCGCGATGTGCTCTTCGAGCTGACCCCGCATCTACGGGTCGGGGAAGTCGAGGTGCTGCACGCGGATCTCCTCAACCGGGTCAGGCTCGCGATGGGCGGGAGCCTGGGACCGCGTTGGCAGGCGCTGGTGACACAGCTCGATGTACCGAAGGCGGTCCTGCGCAAACGCCTGACGCCGCAGAAGCTCCGCGACGTCGCGCTGCGTCTGACCCGCCCGGACCTGGCCGACTACGTGCGCGCAAGCCGGCTCGCAGCACAAACACATCCCTATCCTGAGGCCGGGCAGGCAGGCGTGCCGTCGCTGAGTTCCGTCTATGTGCCGCAGCGCCTGCACCGGATCGACTCGGAAAACGGGCAACAGTACGGCAGTCCGGCAGATCAGTCTCCCGGCGATGTTGCCGACGCCTCCGCGCTCTTGGGACGCGCACCCGTGTGCCTGGTGCTTGCCGGCCCGGGCGGCGGGAAGTCCAGCCTCCTGCGCGCGGTGCAGGCCGACTCGGCCGAACGCTGGCTGGCCCGCGAGGACCAGCAACTGCTCGGGGTGACCGTGCCAGCCACAGCGCTGCTCGGCTCTCCCCTGCCAAATGCTCTGGCGGCAGCGGCAACCACACAGCTGGCCGCTTTCGCACTGCAGCGGACGCTGTCCGACGAGTTCTTCCTCAGCAGGCCCGCCCCGGGCGCCCGCTGGCTCGTGCTGGTCGACGGACTCGATGAGATCACCGACCGGCACGACCGGCAGAACCTCCTGCGCACCCTGGCCAGCTTCGCCGCCGAGCCCGACCCCCTGTACCGGTTCGTCGTGGCCACCCGGCCGCTTCCCGGGAAGGATCTCCGCATCCTGGGTCACGGCGTGCCCCGCTACCAGGTGGTGCCCTTCTCCCGCAGCCAACTGTCCAGCGCGGCCCAACGCGTCCTGGACGGCTTGGGTGTACCCAACTCCCGGGACGCGGCAGGCCGGTTCGTCCGCGTGCTGGACGACGCGCACCTGACCGGTTTCGCCCGCACTCCGCTCATGGCGACGATGTTGTGCCAGCTCTATGCCGCCCATCCCGGTCAGTCGCTGCCGGCCACCCGGGGGGCGCTGTACGCGAGGTTCACCGACCTGCTGCACCGCCGTATGAGCGGCAGGGGCCTGTCGGGAGTGCGGAGCCAGACCGAAGCCGCCCTTGCGCGTTTCGGCCTCACGGCCGTGTCTCGGGCCCATGACCTGCTTGATCAACTGGCGGACACGATCGACAGCCTGGCGTATGACCATCGCAGCGGCAGCGTAACGTCCTGGGTTGGCGCGCTGGCCGCCATGGGCAGCGCGCGGCGCCCCCGCGCCGTTCCGGAGGACGACTGGAACGGTTTCCTGGCCTCGGTCCTGGAGCGCAGCGGGCTGCTCACTCGTTCCGGGGACGGTTTCGCCTTCCTCCACCAGACCCTTCAGGAGTACTGCGCTGCCCGCCACCTCGCGCGCACCCCTTCTGCCCATGCCCGTGAGCTCGGCCGGCTGCTCGGCCCCTGGGAGGAGGACGGGGGGACGACCCCGTGGGGTGCGCCGTTGGACACCGCCTCCTACATCGGGTTTCTCATCGACCCCGGAACCGCCCCGCCCACCGATCCCGCCACCTCCCTCAGGGCCCTGGCGGTGCCCGACAACATCCGCGGGTGCCTGCTGATAGCCACCCAGCTGTCCCTGGGCACCCTGCTCGCCGACACGTGGAAACCACTGGTCCAGACGGCTGCACAGGCCATGGCAACAGCGAGCGCGGATGACGACCGTGACGCCACCTCACGCGTCTGGGCGGCGAGCGTGCTGGCGGAACTGAACCTCCAGGACGGCACCACCGCGCTCGAGACACTGGTGGACGATCGACTGTTGGACGAGGAGTTCAACGAGGACCCGCACAGCCCGGACTTCAGCGACCGTCTCCTGGCTGCCAGGTCCTTGCTGGAACTGGACCCGGTGCGTGGGAGAGATGCCTGCCACCGGCTCGTCCGCGACTCTCACCTGTACGACTCCGTCCGGGTACGAGCCGCTGACATACTCCTGTCTGCCGGGGACGAGCGCGCCCGCCCGGCCTTGGAGTACCTCGCTGGAGCGGACATCCTTTTCGACGACCGCCTCGACGCGGCGAACCGGCTCGCCCCCCTGGACCCTGACGCGGCAGTTCACGCACTGCACACCCTGATCGGCGACTACCGGGGCGACCCGGACTGGCTCGACTGGTGCAAGACCGCCGCCCAGGCACTGACCGATCTGGGCGACCCACGCGGCCGGCAGATCATCGGTGAGCTCTCAACCGACCTCTGA
- a CDS encoding DUF6083 domain-containing protein, producing the protein MHPNTLSTGCPWDGSPRTTPTRRPLRVAATSPSRLLRAGQSGRCRRCGNRIDFYQRTDQRPIALHPAELTAAHVPESCRWHLSSGIAHPHGDGSAWCRIPHTVLCPDRTPTTPTGPHLQAVRRQLAVRTRRLIDTGAFTPAPAAVCAPPAGSPARSVVQLLLGRYLAETPVEGIRCVAQTRHRHRCPEPVLAPNTPQGLWTLLPASPQRGQLTLPATLMAVYDLSRLPYAEQMRWRTQRCPAHAAHPGAADLALAGWQVFDPLLHAAHIRTRLSHTAPGHHGKG; encoded by the coding sequence ATGCACCCCAACACCCTCTCCACCGGCTGCCCCTGGGACGGCAGCCCCCGCACCACACCGACGCGCCGTCCGCTGCGCGTGGCCGCCACCAGCCCCAGCCGCCTGCTGCGCGCCGGCCAGAGCGGCCGCTGCCGCCGGTGCGGCAACCGCATCGACTTCTACCAGCGCACCGACCAGCGGCCCATCGCCCTGCACCCCGCCGAACTGACCGCCGCCCATGTCCCTGAATCCTGCCGCTGGCACCTGAGCAGCGGCATCGCCCACCCCCACGGCGACGGCAGCGCCTGGTGCCGCATCCCGCACACGGTGCTCTGCCCGGACCGCACCCCCACCACCCCGACCGGACCGCACCTCCAGGCGGTACGCCGCCAACTCGCCGTCCGCACCCGCCGCCTCATCGACACCGGCGCCTTCACCCCGGCCCCGGCCGCCGTCTGCGCGCCGCCCGCCGGCAGCCCCGCCCGGTCCGTCGTGCAACTGCTGCTGGGCCGCTACCTCGCCGAGACCCCCGTCGAGGGCATCCGATGTGTGGCACAGACCCGACACCGCCACCGCTGCCCGGAGCCCGTCCTCGCCCCCAACACCCCCCAAGGCCTATGGACGCTGCTCCCCGCGAGCCCGCAGCGCGGCCAACTCACCCTGCCCGCCACCCTGATGGCCGTCTACGACCTCAGCCGCCTGCCCTACGCCGAGCAGATGCGCTGGCGCACCCAGCGCTGCCCCGCCCACGCCGCCCATCCGGGCGCCGCCGACCTCGCCCTCGCCGGATGGCAGGTCTTCGACCCCCTCCTCCACGCAGCGCACATCCGCACCCGCCTGTCCCACACCGCGCCCGGCCATCACGGGAAGGGGTGA
- a CDS encoding UvrD-helicase domain-containing protein, whose product MTPTDEQQAAADAFHAGDHLALQAGAGTGKTTTLAQLAHATRRRGRYLAYNRAIAQDARTRFPPTVTCKTAHALAYAAIGHHYTRRLGAPRRPAWQTGQALGITKSIRIGERDLSQRTLSNAALRTVARFCHTADPAITRHHVPHLRGLDDRDLHAQLAAHIVPFARKAWADLQHPDDGAVRFDHDHYLKIWALTAPKIATDFLLLDEAQDTNPVVEQIFLDQRDHTQLVMVGDSAQAIYDWRGAKDVMTGFDGTLLALSQSFRFGPRLADEANRWLAIADAPLRLTGTETVPTELGPLTQPDAVLCRTNVGAIAQVMDLLTTGHRVALVGGGDSLRALALAAHDLKDGRRTTHPELVLFPSWGDLQDYAAHDPAGRDLQPLVDLVDTHGTDAILSAVAQLVPEQQAQVTVSTAHKAKGREWPRVRIADDFTPPKDSDQLDDTGRPVPGPIDDGEARLAYVAVTRTRHRLDIGGLSWIEDHPAAFLSPPPRAGDRDA is encoded by the coding sequence CTGACCCCCACCGACGAACAGCAAGCCGCGGCCGACGCCTTTCACGCCGGCGATCACCTGGCACTGCAGGCCGGCGCGGGCACCGGTAAGACCACCACGCTGGCCCAGCTCGCTCACGCCACCCGGCGTCGCGGCCGCTATCTCGCCTACAACCGGGCCATCGCCCAGGACGCGCGCACCCGCTTCCCGCCCACCGTCACCTGCAAGACCGCCCACGCCCTCGCCTACGCTGCCATCGGCCACCACTACACCCGCCGCCTGGGCGCACCCCGCCGCCCGGCCTGGCAGACCGGACAGGCTCTCGGCATCACCAAGAGCATCCGGATCGGCGAACGCGACCTGTCACAACGAACGCTCTCCAACGCCGCGCTGCGGACGGTAGCCCGCTTCTGCCACACCGCCGATCCCGCCATCACCCGCCACCACGTCCCCCACCTGCGCGGCCTGGACGACCGCGACCTGCACGCCCAACTCGCCGCTCACATCGTCCCCTTCGCCCGCAAGGCCTGGGCCGACCTCCAGCACCCCGACGACGGCGCGGTCCGCTTCGACCACGACCACTACCTGAAAATCTGGGCCCTCACCGCCCCGAAAATCGCCACCGACTTCCTCCTCCTCGACGAGGCCCAGGACACCAACCCCGTCGTCGAACAGATCTTCCTCGACCAACGCGACCACACCCAGCTGGTCATGGTCGGCGACTCCGCACAGGCCATCTACGACTGGCGCGGCGCCAAAGACGTCATGACCGGCTTCGACGGCACCCTGCTCGCGCTCTCCCAGTCCTTCCGTTTCGGCCCCCGCCTCGCTGACGAGGCCAACCGGTGGCTGGCCATCGCCGACGCCCCCCTCCGCCTCACCGGCACCGAGACCGTGCCCACCGAACTCGGCCCCCTCACCCAGCCAGACGCCGTGCTGTGCCGCACCAACGTCGGCGCCATCGCCCAGGTCATGGACCTGCTGACCACCGGACACCGCGTGGCCCTGGTCGGGGGAGGAGACAGCCTGCGCGCCCTTGCCCTGGCCGCCCACGACCTGAAAGACGGACGCCGCACCACCCATCCCGAACTGGTCCTGTTCCCCTCCTGGGGGGACCTGCAGGACTACGCAGCCCACGACCCGGCCGGACGCGATCTGCAGCCACTCGTCGACCTCGTCGACACCCACGGAACCGACGCCATCCTCTCCGCCGTCGCCCAACTCGTCCCCGAGCAACAGGCCCAGGTCACCGTCTCCACCGCACACAAAGCCAAGGGCCGCGAATGGCCCCGCGTGAGAATCGCCGACGACTTCACCCCACCCAAGGACAGCGACCAACTGGACGACACCGGCCGTCCGGTGCCCGGCCCGATCGACGACGGCGAAGCCCGCCTCGCTTACGTCGCCGTCACCCGCACCCGCCACCGCCTCGACATCGGAGGCCTGTCCTGGATCGAGGACCACCCTGCCGCATTCCTGTCACCACCACCGCGAGCCGGGGACAGGGACGCGTAG
- a CDS encoding helix-turn-helix domain-containing protein — protein MTILPPDPDLTALRVTLARLRDTRGWTFDELAARSGLARRTLIDLEHGRTTGSVTTWHALAHAFDVPIDHLLGPICDNHTPPGTPDS, from the coding sequence GTGACGATCTTGCCGCCCGACCCCGACCTCACTGCGCTGCGCGTGACGCTGGCGCGGCTGAGGGACACGCGCGGCTGGACCTTCGACGAACTCGCCGCCCGCAGCGGCCTGGCCAGGCGCACCCTCATCGACCTCGAACACGGCCGCACCACCGGCAGCGTCACCACCTGGCACGCCCTCGCCCACGCCTTCGACGTGCCGATCGACCACCTGCTGGGCCCCATCTGCGACAACCACACCCCACCCGGCACCCCGGACTCCTGA
- a CDS encoding RNA polymerase sigma factor, which produces MDSESDGFTAFFESHYPRVIAMLVAHRGFAEVIAQDAAAEAMTRLVQHWGKVQAPQAWVRTVAFRVACQLAGNQQAGLSERELVDRGSTQDLVAAELALVAGTAIAALPRRQQEVMTLTLVDMTPSEIAEVLGCTPAQARANLAHARRTLRSAIRMDREA; this is translated from the coding sequence GTGGACAGTGAGTCCGACGGTTTCACGGCGTTCTTCGAGAGTCACTATCCCCGGGTGATCGCCATGCTGGTCGCCCACCGCGGTTTCGCCGAGGTCATCGCGCAAGACGCTGCTGCCGAGGCTATGACCAGGCTGGTCCAGCACTGGGGGAAGGTGCAGGCCCCTCAGGCATGGGTCCGAACCGTCGCGTTCCGGGTGGCTTGCCAACTGGCGGGGAATCAGCAGGCCGGGCTGTCGGAGAGGGAACTCGTTGACCGCGGGTCGACGCAGGACCTGGTCGCGGCGGAGCTCGCTCTGGTCGCAGGAACCGCAATCGCGGCTCTGCCCCGAAGGCAGCAGGAAGTCATGACGCTGACACTGGTTGACATGACTCCTTCGGAGATCGCCGAAGTCCTGGGGTGCACCCCGGCGCAGGCGAGGGCCAACCTCGCCCACGCGCGCCGGACCCTGAGAAGCGCGATCCGGATGGACAGGGAGGCATGA
- a CDS encoding DUF742 domain-containing protein, translating to MGAVDEQRSLAPSVMTGGRTRPRYLLAIEALVSTAAEPHQWAGMLPEHQRICRLCQEIRSVAEIAALTDVPLGVARILVADLAEAGIVDVHQPQAAEAGSAPAVSLLERALSGLRKL from the coding sequence GTGGGAGCAGTAGACGAACAACGTTCGCTCGCGCCATCCGTGATGACCGGCGGACGTACCCGGCCGCGCTACCTCCTGGCCATCGAGGCGCTCGTCTCCACCGCTGCTGAACCTCACCAGTGGGCGGGGATGCTGCCTGAACACCAGAGGATCTGCCGACTGTGCCAGGAGATCAGGTCGGTCGCTGAGATCGCGGCGCTCACCGATGTGCCTCTTGGAGTTGCCCGCATCCTTGTAGCTGATCTTGCGGAAGCAGGAATCGTCGATGTTCACCAGCCGCAGGCCGCCGAGGCCGGTAGCGCCCCTGCCGTAAGTCTGCTCGAACGGGCTCTCAGCGGGCTCCGCAAGCTTTAG